In the genome of Rhopalosiphum padi isolate XX-2018 chromosome 1, ASM2088224v1, whole genome shotgun sequence, the window tgctatgttacgtacttgtaagatGGCGAAAACACATGCAGCTATTTAGGTGTGGCGTTCTCTTAACTTTATCATCATCGATTGTCGAACATTCCAACATTACCGTTACCAATTCCGCATAATATTATCAGAAAAAATTTTCCAAGCTCTAGGACTGAACACTGAACCCTCTAGACATTAAGAACTTaatttaattccttaaaaacaatgaattgtacaagttaatttataaaaaatgtaaatagcaTAATGTACATATACTAATGGCCAAATTGACAGTTGTCAATGTATTTTaagatcaataataaaaaatacatacatatgtaaatataaagtatatatcaagtatatttttaaaactgtaccTAAGTTTTATCGTTTCCTctttaattgtattatctaaATGTTTGTTTGTACTagcaatatttgtatatacaactTCTTTTTCCTTTTGGTCATTATCGTTCttctttaaatctaatattttacagtCAAACTGTACAATcggcttaaaaataaatttatacttgattgtaatataaatatttaaaattaattatttgtatttatttctataataatatacctagtaaactattactatatattgcatatatagataaatagatagatcatagataattatttacgtACCTTTGAACCCAAATAATTATTGCTTGGTATTtgcattattttgtttgttaaacaTTGTTtgtgatttgaatattttttccaaatttgaaaatatttccttAGTACGTTCTTTCTATAGTAATTAGCTGCCGTTCTTACTTTCCTGTCAGTTTCCATAATGTTTTCGCTTTATAAATATCTTAGCATTCATCTTACCACTACCTATGTTAGGCGTGTTTGTTAAGCATTATTCCAgtataattatcttttttttcaattgtgaTTTTAACTAGGTAGAGGTAATAAGaaacacatatttattattacacttattatacatttttatttttttatttgtggttctatacttatatattgtaatctatttgttgatttttgtcTGCAAATTTTAAATgaccatataaatatgtattaccaAGTAACATTCATaggtaataatgaaataaaataaacaacgtTTCTTTACtatcagttatcacttatcactttttaaatataaattatcacatATTAATTGTTCTAGGTCTAAACGAGACAAAAAAAACCACATAGagagaataaaaaatatgttgttcttggtatttaatacaaaattttgaTAAcgcagttaatataatataacaccatAAATCGTTTATAACTCATTCATTCTCCGgtacatcaatataaaaatcgGAAGCAAAATGTTTTACGTTTTCacagtaaaatatgtaggtagtaaaaattatttttcaacagaaaattattttttttatttttttaacttactttCTGAAAATAGGACATTTTAGTTACCAAAGAATACACCGATACAGCATAACAGTGAACCGAAAAACGAGACTGTCCCAATAAAAAAGGAACTTAATATGTTATCAGTAATGATATCACACAAGTAGTGGCGCAACAAAGGTATGATGAAGTGTACCTACAAAAACaaaagtagtattttttttttaccttcaaTACggcaatttttttcattttatacatattttgaaatgtgtatggttttgtttatttatacacactacgtgtgaatttaataatattataaaaacagcaTAAGGAAAGTCCCAAATTGTTCCATCAATGTtccattaaatattgttattaatgagCTCATtaagtatactagtatactgtatacatttgtcaattttgttaatttgtaaaaagGCGCTTTTTTCTAAGATTTCCAGAGGCGCTAACGACGAGTCTTCCTACGCTACTTTCAGTCTACCAATATGTTACacctataaattacaataaattaatcacTCGaatgtgatttaaatttttttgcagTCGTGTTGATGTTATCCGTCTAAAATAGATAACGATGAAATAGGTGTATGCACTGAAGAATGTGTGGCAGAGTAGTCCCAATTAGAAGTAGGCACTTTATAAAACTTTGTTTTGGATATTTAAGTGACGGTCCCTTGAACATTGTGTATCACATTACTCGGCTTGTCCGGCGCATTGTACAGACAATTTGACTACATTTATGCGTAGAGGGTAGAGCAAcacattaataatgatatataacagTGGTGGCCAACATGACTATGTTCGCGAACCACATATATTAATGCAACTATATCAAGAGCTAAATTATCTAATCTGTACTTTTATACCACAAAAATAATGAAGACAGCTAACATCCAATAAACATATCAAATTAcgatatatgaaattataaaataataataataaaaacattttttttataaatatatgcaaaaaaaattaaaatgttggtttttgtaaataagaTCGCGATTTATTTTTAGGACAAAAGAACAACAGTTTTGTTTTCGACCACTGTGAACAAGGATGTTCAACAAATTTCAAAgacttatttaaatcaaattataaatcaatagatTTTAAAGAGATGGTAGAACCCGAAGAAGCATATACCACCCAAGagacaaattattgaaaaaaagataTACTTACATTATTGTATTCGTTCAATTAACTTCTAAGttcaatatatattgttaaaagttataattataactttattttcttAACGTCGAATAATCTTCATTAGACGACTCgcaagttcattttttttttaatttcaaacttcCCCACTTTTGATTTATTGTGAGCATATTTAACATAAACAACATGTTGCTGAAGtacattattcaatattcataaattgatgtataattaattcatataaatgtaaaaaaaataactcattaacaacaaaattaaccttatcgtcgtataatatataaaattcagtGATGTTAAATAATGATCACCACGACACCACCCTTACAAAAACGCAAATGAATTACTCCATTTAAGTACGAATCTCGTGAGTGGGCTGTTGACtggatttatgattataataaaaatattatagaaacaaaCGGATGCATGTGGATGtggtttctttaaaaataatttttttaatgaatcattttatattcattttatttttcatcattaaATTTCCCTTTTTCACCCAGTGTGGCCCCCAAATGACAcacataattgataatttaattgataaaatatacattatctagtcactctataattataataagtgtaccttgaaaataatagactGGACGTCACTGATAATACGTgctaataacatatttaatcgaAAACATTGTTTGCTGCACGGAATCGGTTAAGGGTCGCGGCTACAGTAAATCCGAGGACACGGATATGGATATCATTTCGTTCGGGTTGTCCGTGTAAAGAAAATAGGCGTTCATATGACATGCGCATCACACGTGCATTTAGTCAAGCCAAACATGATATACGTGAGCTGATCAAGATATCGCCCGGCATCCGGTCTGTATTAAATACCACGGTGGTCGAACTATGCTTCCGCAGTATACCCATCGAACTGAAATGAGGAGCACACACATGCAGACGGCGCCGCACTTGTAAACCATCATCAACAGCAACACTAAGATAATATGCCATAGCTTGAAAtccaaaatatacacaatattataatcgtactATTGAGTATTAACCTATGTTGTGTGCCAGTTTGACTTAAACGTTAATGGCTAATGTAAATGGatataaataataccatttGACTTTCCAggttttggaaaaataaacaaattacctgttaacattttataatatttcattaaaataaaataatatataactaataattattgatttgagGCATTTGCAGAGCACATTTTACAAGAATGATAGTCAAATACCAGTGCCGCAACTTAGTATATATTGGTGGGTGTGCAAGCAAATATTATAGGACCCATTTAGCCAAGgacctaaatacctaatagatccttaaaatataactttctgTTTGTAGCTATATACATAATTGTACATAGATGGATCAGGAGCAAAATGACTTGCAGTGGCTCCTAAAACAgtctattggttttacaatttcATCAATTTCATTAGGATAAAATTGGGAAACATcaataatgtttgtataaaactattaatatgaaaatatgtaccttgtaccattatttttttgtgcttattattgtattgttgatATAAATGTTACTATACAAAGTGATTTTTCAAACAGACACACTccatttttatgcttaaacTATGCGTATATTCaagttctgattttttttttaatttttaaatgtaattatagacGATATTTTcgagtacttatatttttacaacatttaagGTGTATCCTGTATTCCTGTGGCGATaccaactttatttttttaaatgagaatatATATGTTTCATGTTTTAAAGCAAAATGTGAATTaggtaatttttctgaaaatgttgacgtattgTAACCGAGATTTGAATGAAAACTTTcgaagttatttattatactttaaatacaaAGGAATGAGAATAATAGTCCATATTTTGAAAACTGTCAGGTGCAATATTAATTCATAAGCATTTAGTAATAAGTAGTAATTATATTCACGAATAGTTTATATTGCataccaaattataattatcgagCTCGTAtccatttacaaattatttttgtataatagattattatcctTAATTCTTAGTATTTAAAGTAGAATAACTCCAGAAGTTTTCATTCAAATTTCGATTATAATACgtcaaaatgttcaaaaaaattacttgattcacatttttctttaaaacataatatatgttctcatttgaaaaaccaaTGTTGTTATCGCTACATGATACTTCtaaaatgtgaaaaatctaAGTACTCGAAACTATCGTCTTTAATTACATTTACTATACGCCTAATGTAGAAATGTCTATACTTACATAagtattaagattattataacttataagtacctacttgaaaaatgtatttcaaaactGCATCAATGAATAAGTAAAGTAAACAgtgaacaatttaattaatagttattatatcttttaatatacagttatattaaatacatcatttatttatgttttaacacaaattattttataatattttttaacattataaggcaaattataaaattagctCCTTCTCACAATTCAGCCCCTTCTATATTATGCCACTGACCACTGTTATTAGTTTATAGCAcgaattaagatattattattcgtagtttatagttaatagttattactgttatatttatgtatagatgtCATGACTAAATGTCTACGTGAGAGTTAATGAGTTATGTACCAActctctctaaaaaaaaaaaagatatttgatcttattataatatgacaattgTCGTTCCATGATCATTGCTAGTGtgactatattaaattaaaactatttaatttgtaaatacttgtataataataatctgactACAATTGATtcaatttgttttgaaaaaaattaaaatgttataaaaaagtatgattttaaaatttgaaatttgcgTTCTtctatgattattgattagagCGCCCAGAGATCATGGGCCCTGGATCACCCCTTCCCGGCTTCCCACTAGATCCGTTaccgtaaaaaattataaatagttaatagaataATAGGTCATGGAAATCTATTCTGTACTAATAATTGAAGGGTCCGGTGCAACCATAGAGCATAGGTGCAACTGGTGCAAGAACCAGATATTGAGATATCTCTACTTTTCTTCAAAATtagtgtttttttcattttttgataaaaaacgaTGTATtaatcatagaccttatacAGTCACCATATAAGGTCTATGGTGTTAATACCTAAAACGCATGTATTAACCACCGGAGAGCGCTGTTTCCCATCGCATGctttgtgataaaaatattatacaatcaccGCATATCTATTGATAACATAAATCATGACGTTACTTAAAAAGTAATGCTGATAAGCAGTAGGCAATGTTTCTCAGTTTATGACTTTCCAAGTCTATCTGGTATTCATTATTCTAGTTAGTCGTTTGCGATTTTTCTACGTGAAGCGGCTACggtgaaattttttaatttaagagtttaatcttaatttatttttgagacttaactttaactttttcttcaagcaaaatattactgttttttACACGTTGCTTaacatttattactttaaaatttataaatattcctaAAAATGGATAGTAACGATGTTATTGATGAAGATCAACTTGAACCCTCTTTACAAAACGTAATCAGCCAGAGTAGTTTAAAATGGATTTTCGTCGGTGGAAAAGGAGGTGTTGGTAAAACTACTTGCaggtaaatattgtatagttaagtgcgattattcattttacttattttattatctataagatATCATACTAATAAAAtgctaattaatttttaaataataatttcagttgTAGTTTGGCTATTCAATTAGCTAAAGTTCGTGAATCAGTACTTCTACTATCAACTGATCCAGCACACAACATATCTGATGCTTTTGGACAACGATTCACCAAAGCACCTACTAAAGTTGAaggtttcaataatttatttgctatggtaagcatttttaaatagaGGATTCATACcctaaaaaatataaccaaagatatcatttttaaatctgtTACTTAGGAAGTTGACCCTGATGTTCAcagtgaaaatgaaaatttatttggAAGTGATGATGAATCTGATACAATGCGGTTAGGTAAAAGTATTTTACAAGACATTATAGGAGCATTTCCAGGTATTGATGAGTCGATGAGTTATGCTCAAGTAATgaagtaagtatatattacaaaCACCAAATATCACACTtatgtaatagttttaaatacaaatttaccaTTTTAATTTGCTTAAGACATGTGCTAttgcaattatataaatatttaaacaacattataaaatacattttaaccttataaaacattattattgaaaactaaatatctgaatatgaaataaatagtagtatattattgaataatctaaaaatttttattgattcaaTGATGCACGAGACTTATGttccatgtattatgtattttttatcagctaaataagcataaaaataattttattatacacatacactcaaaatatataatatatatatttataaattcagctatgatataaatgtatttccaaattgtttatttaaatattcatataaagttaattttttgaaatcactatcatatatgtatagtatggtggtggtgtttaatgtttatcaaCATAAATAGAACGAtgcgtatataaaaatattacataaaccaATCAAGTATATTAAAtcttattcataaaaatgttgttttgttaAATACCAACACatgcttaaaaattgaattccacaaaaataaatataatttttatattttaatatcctaTGGGCTACCGCAAGtactttcaataaataaataaatagatccattacaataaatatttttaaattatgcactAAAAAAGTAGCCTTAAACATACATGAACCAATGTATTTGTGTGCAGTGTGGATACtcgttaggtattttttttacttaggtaCTTAGCATATCACACAAATAACCTtagtaaatatgtaaatgtatagaAATTCAGTTTTTACTCATTATCTATGATGTAAACAAACTTaacttatttgaataaaattttattttataaaatcgatt includes:
- the LOC132930275 gene encoding uncharacterized protein LOC132930275: METDRKVRTAANYYRKNVLRKYFQIWKKYSNHKQCLTNKIMQIPSNNYLGSKPIVQFDCKILDLKKNDNDQKEKEVVYTNIASTNKHLDNTIKEETIKLRNFILESLWKKCSLIVTNKRYRTRNEKITIEQSQKYNKCFKKNMIIVYCALLLFKTTWKMWYRYSNIIEKKR